The Pseudodesulfovibrio sp. zrk46 genome contains a region encoding:
- the rd gene encoding rubredoxin: MQKYVCEICGYVYDPEQGDPDNDIAPGTSFDDLPDDYACPICGAPKDNFVPED, translated from the coding sequence ATGCAGAAATATGTTTGCGAAATTTGTGGCTACGTTTACGACCCCGAGCAGGGCGACCCGGATAACGACATCGCACCCGGCACCAGCTTTGACGATCTGCCGGACGATTACGCCTGTCCCATCTGTGGCGCTCCCAAGGACAACTTTGTCCCTGAAGACTAA